agtggtgttgagataCCCCGCAGTTCTCCGCGTTCGTCTCCTGATATGAGCACTCGGCTGACAACTGTTCGCATTTCCCGTTATAGCCGTTACTCTGGGGTAAGTCCCCGGCAAGACCTGTCAATCGCGATGAAAATTAGACATTGTAGGTTTACTTCCCTCCGAGATCGTCAAAATTGGCGATACTCGCGCTATTGTAAGTATAGCCTCTTTGCGCTATCACAAAGGCCGAAGACACCAAGCACACTCAATTGCTAACAAACCTACATAATGTTCGTCAGATTGAGGCCGCGTTTCTCCTCGGGTTCACCCTCTTTTGATGCACCCGGTAACCTCCGGATAATGTTGGGTGACAATCGTGGAACTTTAGTCAGCCAAAACGCAAACCTGCATTGATCGTGTGATCTTGTACTCTTCTTGTATTAGCCAAAAGTCTACGGAATCGATGGAAAGCGATGCGCGTAGGTGGCTCCATAATTCGACGTAACAACTTGTAATTGCGCATAAGTATCGAGTGATGCCCGGCAATCTCTCGGGAACTTACTTTCTTTTAATCTCTGCACATCGCCAAAAATACTCAGCGCTACAAAGTACCCTTTGAACAGAATCTATAGTTTTGTGGCTGCAACTAAAGACACTTTGTCTATTGTTTCCCCATCTTCACGTCAACACTATCATATCATCTGTCAGCCTCAAGGTGTCCCTTAGGATCAATCATGGCATGGGAATTGGAGATCGGAACACCTTGCTGGGTAGCAACCCGGTGACGTCGAGATGCACAGACAGAGCGTCACCCCTCGCCGAGCTACTCCCAAATACTTCCCAAATCCCGGACAAGATCGACATGCCGGGAGTAATATACGACGACCTTCTCGAGGATGTTCGAGAAGGCCTGGAGGAGATCTTTGACCACCCAGGCTCCCGTGCACCCTTCATACCAGGGTACCAAGATCGTGCTGATGCGATCGCGCGTGCGAAGCTGTTGCGCGAACACGGCCAGAAAAGCTCGGATATCATGATGGTGCATCTGAGGCCTCCTCTCTGTAGTCATCTCTCATAGAGAGCTGAATGTTTATGCGCGAAAGGTTGCTTACAATGGTGAGGGATTGAGGGtagcgaagaagaaggtttATGTTATTTGTGAGCCCTTCACTAAGAGAAATATCGATCGGGTCGAGCCAGTTCAGTTTGAGTGAGGGGGAATCAGGTGCGTTACAGATGAGATCGGCGTTTCTTTTTACTTGAGGTCGGTAGCAGGACACTCTTTGACACAAATTGCTGTTAGGGGCATCATGATAGCATGAATTAATTTGCAGATGATAACATTTCCAAAGCGCATAATGAACTCAACATTCGAAAGTCAGGACAAGATATACAATACTGGGTTGAATTTCCCGACTACTGCCCTTCTAACTGGCCCTAGCACAGTGGCATTGCATAAAGCCTTTAATCTGATGGCGAAGGTAAGGATCTCGATAATCCTCCTGTACGTCTTCGTACGACGCCGTGAGCTTCCCATATCTAATGTTACTTATGACATGGACTCAGCTATATGCGCTGTGAAGAAGCGGATAACGAGTCTGCTGGTGGTATCAGAAGTGTAAAGAGCACTTTAGCTAATTGAAGAAGATAGTAAATATTTATATGGGTTTAAATCAGCTTAACTCAATAATGAGATTCGTTTAGACGCCTCAGTGGTGTTAGATGAACTGGGATGGCACAGTATATGAACTGAAGCTGTTCCATTTTAACAAGCATATGATAAAGCTAAGTGAAACACATACAGGTTTCATACGGATCCCCAAGATATCATTCAGCTCAGGGAAGTATTAAATAAGAGAACCCTTCCGCAGTAACCCCCTGATCGCATATTTCCATGACCGGAATCTACCATGAAAGAGAAGGTGGCAAAAGAGCCCGCGTTCCTCAGCACGGTGAAAACCATTCAGGACTCACCTGACGATTGCTCTTACAGCCTCTGTCAGAGATAGATATTGCTTCGAAAGGAGCATGAAACGCATTGGTGAAGCAAGGTTTTGCCCTTCCTACGGTCCCGTCTTGTATGGACTGACTATCTACGGAACTGATGGAGTGACGATCTGGTTGGCATGAGATTCTGTGGCTATACGGGTTGGAAGTTGGCATGTTGTGACCAGACCCTGAGTGGCGGTCTTCGCGGTGGATAATTGtttttataagtataaacaagaaaagagaaaaaaatgTTTTGTTATTCTTTTTCCTTTAGTAGAGTAATACAACTTAGAAACAGACAGTCACGGTGACAACACGTAACGTTAAGGTGCATCAAATATGACCCTTCCAACTCATCTAGGGGATTAGATGTAGCTCAGTAAGTACTGACTGCCAATTCAGTTGAGGCATACATAActcttgatcaacaagaagctgtTAATCCACTCAACAAAGACCAGCCTTGGTGGGCTCACAAGCACCATTGCCCTTGTCGCACCCGTTGTAGCCCTGGCATTGGACTTTGGGGTAACAGTTATTGGAGTACGTGGCCTATTATAAATTAGCTAGGCAGTCAGTTCTTGATCACCATACATACCTTATCGCCcaagttggtgttgatgcccATCAACTCACCACCGTTCACAGCAGTGGTACCTTCCATATGCACCGAGCGCCGGCAGTTACCCTTGCAGTTACCGCAAGACCTGTACACCTTTCCGTAATCGTTGGCGtagaagttgatgatgttgacatgACCACAGCCGTTATGCTGAATGATTTTATCAGCAGCCTTGTAGGCGCCACCTCCGATGATGTTGGCTGTGCCGGTGCATGGCCGTTCTTAGTTGGTGGAGTGATTTGTCTGCTTAATTGCGATAACGAACGAGACCTTAACCTGCTAAATAGCCCGTATTGCTTTGGCAGTACGCTGGCTTCTTAGAGGGACTATCGGCTCAAGCCGATGGAAGTTTGGCTCCGTCCTCGAGGACGAAAACAGTATCTTTCTCACCTGGATAAAAAACAGTCAGTGACCCTTGTTGGCATCATGATGTTCTGGTGACTTACCTCCTTCATCCTGGCCTGTGCATTTTACGCCACGATCATACTTGACCCAGCCAGCGTCGAAGGTCTGGCCCTTTTTGATATATTGCGGAGCACTGAGAGTCTTGGTTCCTGTGTGCTTGGGAAGTCCTCCAGTATAACCTTTGCAGGCTAAGACTGATGGGAGGGCTGTAAGAAGAGCAATTGCGCTGGGGAAATGCATGATGAAAATTTGTTGAAGCTGGGCTTTTGGTGTCAAAAGTGAGTCGATATCATTGAGGCATAGCACGGGCATTTATACTTTTCACCCGTCTCTCTCAAAATGCTCTCTCAATGTTCCATGATGCCAAGTGCAAGTGTATGCATTATTCCCTGCAATGCCCAGCCTTGCAAGCGGGGGTACCATCCAGGTGGTATCCTGGCGATCAGTGCCAGTAATT
This genomic stretch from Fusarium oxysporum f. sp. lycopersici 4287 chromosome 2, whole genome shotgun sequence harbors:
- a CDS encoding hypothetical protein (At least one base has a quality score < 10), with protein sequence MGIGDRNTLLGSNPVTSRCTDRASPLAELLPNTSQIPDKIDMPGVIYDDLLEDVREGLEEIFDHPGSRAPFIPGYQDRADAIARAKLLREHGQKSSDIMMVHLRPPLCSHLS
- a CDS encoding pectate lyase — protein: MHFPSAIALLTALPSVLACKGYTGGLPKHTGTKTLSAPQYIKKGQTFDAGWVKYDRGVKCTGQDEGANIIGGGAYKAADKIIQHNGCGHVNIINFYANDYGKVYRSCGNCKGNCRRSVHMEGTTAVNGGELMGINTNLGDKATYSNNCYPKVQCQGYNGCDKGNGACEPTKAGLC